The following coding sequences lie in one Phalacrocorax aristotelis chromosome 2, bGulAri2.1, whole genome shotgun sequence genomic window:
- the PRDM14 gene encoding LOW QUALITY PROTEIN: PR domain zinc finger protein 14 (The sequence of the model RefSeq protein was modified relative to this genomic sequence to represent the inferred CDS: substituted 1 base at 1 genomic stop codon), whose translation MALSLAGESVPADGGDALGMSPVSLAVYYSPFLPPAQYFEAAPDFFQPLKPLGGLVPASPPLPPFSFSRVPAFLSQPPPPPAPPPPYPSPPRRAARSPGAGGVAGQSYRYHFTEEELNAVLYGALRSSQLAGSLHAISGLRVLPASPGKGVSGKGRGGNSGCGRCRGGQGPLPLPCRSGVKKGSLFCRCCGLRRRPAPRQGLAAAARRXGPGGACAQPRRSRLSPQPALSPAGLSVLRVAYGDVSQLGVFCTDPIPKGVRFGPFQGKVVNTSEIKTYDDNSLMWEIFDCGRLSHFIDGKGTSGNWMSLVNCARFPEEQNLTAIQCQGQIFYESCKEILPKQELLVWYGDCYVQFLGIPISLKGMPEGKRPPQHPEEAGESFKCERCGKVFAYKYYRDKHLKYTRCVDQGDRKFPCHLCNRSFEKRDRLRIHILHVHEKHRPHKCSVCGKSFSQSSSLNKHMRVHSGERPYKCVYCNKAFTASSILRTHIRQHSGEKPFKCKHCGKAFASHAAHDSHVRRTHSKEKGCTCTVCGQHFPEQEDYHFHMKIHTAH comes from the exons ATGGCGCTGTCCCTCGCCGGCGAGTCGGTCCCCGCAGACGGCGGAGACGCCCTCGGGATGAGCCCCGTCAGCCTCGCTGTCTACTactcccctttcctccctcccgcCCAGTACTTCGAGGCGGCCCCCGATTTCTTCCAGCCCTTGAAACCCCTGGGCGGGCTGGTCCCCGCCTCCCCGCCTCTGCCTCCCTTCAGCTTCAGCAGGGTCCCCGCTTTCCTGAGCCAGCCTCCCCCCCCGCCTG CCCCTCCGCCGCCCTACCCGAGCCCCCCGCGTAGGGCTGCCCGCAGCCCGGGGGCCGGCGGGGTGGCGGGGCAGAGCTACAGGTACCACTTCACCGAGGAGGAGCTCAACGCGGTGCTGTACGGGGCGCTCCGAAGCAGCCAGCTGGCCGGGAGCCTCCACGCCATCTCGGGGCTCCGGGTCCTTCCCGCCAGCCCGGGTAAGGGGGTCTCCGGTAAGGG TCGGGGGGGTAACTCGGGCTGCGGCCGATGTCGGGGAGGGCAGGGCccgctccccctgccctgccgcAGCGGGGTGAAGAAGGGGTCCCTCTTCTGCAGGTGCTGCGGACTCCGCCGCCGGCCCGCTCCTCGACAGGGACTCGCTGCAGCTGCCCGAAGGTAGGGGCCCGGCGGTGCCTGCGCCCAGCCGCGGCGGAGCAGGCTCAGCCCTCAGCCCGCCCTGTCCCCCGCAGGGCTCTCGGTGCTGCGGGTGGCCTACGGGGACGTGTCTCAGCTCGGAGTCTTCTGCACGGACCCCATCCCCAAAGGAGTCCGCTTCGGCCCTTTCCAAGGCAAAGTGGTCAACACCAGCGAGATCAAGACTTACGACGACAACTCGCTGATGTGGGAG ATCTTCGACTGCGGGCGCCTGAGCCACTTCATAGACGGGAAGGGCACCTCTGGCAACTGGATGTCCCTGGTGAACTGTGCCAGGTTCCCCGAGGAGCAGAATTTGACGGCGATCCAGTGCCAGGGGCAAATCTTCTACGAGAGCTGCAAGGAAATCTTACCGAAGCAAGAGCTGCTGGTGTGGTACGGCGATTGCTACGTGCAGTTCCTGGGCATCCCCATCAGCCTGAAGGGCATGCCGGAGGGGAAGAgacccccgcagcaccccgAAG AAGCCGGGGAGAGCTTTAAGTGTGAGCGCTGCGGCAAGGTTTTTGCCTACAAGTACTACCGGGACAAGCACCTCAAGTACACTCGCTGCGTGGACCAGGGGGACCGCAAATTTCCTTGTCACCTTTGTAACCGATCCTTTGAAAAAAGAGACAGGCTGAGGATCCATATTCTCCACGTTCACGAAAAGCACAGACCTCACAAG TGCTCAGTGTGTGGGAAGAGCTTTTCCCAGTCctccagcctgaacaaacaCATGAGGGTTCACTCTGGGGAGCGCCCCTACAAATGTGTCTACTGCAACAAG GCATTCACGGCATCCAGCATCCTGCGCACTCACATCCGCCAGCACTCGGGGGAGAAGCCCTTCAAGTGCAAGCACTGCGGCAAAGCCTTCGCCTCTCATGCAGCCCACGACAGCCACGTGCGCCGCACGCACAGCAAGGAGAAGGGCTGCACTTGCACGGTGTGTGGCCAGCACTTCCCAGAGCAGGAGGATTACCACTTCCACATGAAGATTCACACTGCTCATTAA